In Paenibacillus hexagrammi, the following are encoded in one genomic region:
- a CDS encoding S-layer homology domain-containing protein: MFIYKKLIRPLRCLPVVLLTLAAVVSSGPTEVLAAPASPVHVTFGTVSAKKGDHMRIPVSMSKPPAGIGSYGIQVDFDPTKFEVVSITPSYGSTDATTCHEADQGCFASNIDQTNGWIRAIWADASGGDKPLTEAQELFVIEAIPKQTGENTFSVQVTDPENLNFTDKDMHALPVDVSAGKITASNRPSATPVVATGSVNIVVNGQKQENSATMTKTKVNDRTVVSLNVDEAKVTQQLNNKQLKTLLLPVTEDSDEVVGELNGKLVKTMEGQEATLEIRTNRASYTLPAAQINIDKISSTFGKETSLQDIKINVSIAETTEDKKKQAESAAADGGMSISVPPVDFTVKAQYGDHTVDVDRFNSYVERSIALPDGVDPSKMTTGVVVDDNGSLTHIPTKITQVDGKYYATINSLTNSTYTVVWHPKTFVDTKNYWAGKEINDLASRLVVQGVTGDSFAPERAITRAEFTAIVLRSLGLHEGKDNTVFSFNDVKDNDWYRHDVQTAASYGLIGGYADGSFQPNASITRAEAMVILSRASALAKLDTASSGEVDQLLRTFEDNASVGDWARSAVASAIKQGITQGTGGKLEPAQPITRAQTAVMVRRMLVKAALINE; the protein is encoded by the coding sequence ATGTTCATCTATAAGAAGTTGATTCGACCTTTACGGTGCCTGCCGGTCGTGCTGCTGACTCTTGCTGCAGTGGTTTCGTCCGGACCGACGGAGGTGTTGGCTGCTCCCGCCTCTCCCGTCCATGTTACGTTTGGCACGGTATCGGCAAAAAAAGGGGATCACATGAGGATCCCAGTTTCCATGAGTAAACCGCCCGCTGGCATTGGCTCTTACGGTATCCAAGTGGATTTTGATCCGACCAAATTTGAGGTAGTTAGCATAACGCCGAGCTATGGCAGTACCGACGCTACTACTTGTCATGAAGCGGATCAGGGCTGCTTTGCCTCTAACATTGATCAAACGAACGGCTGGATTCGAGCAATCTGGGCGGATGCGTCAGGAGGCGATAAGCCCTTAACTGAAGCTCAAGAGCTGTTCGTGATTGAGGCAATACCTAAACAAACAGGAGAAAATACATTTTCAGTGCAGGTAACCGATCCTGAGAATCTTAACTTCACCGACAAAGATATGCATGCTCTGCCTGTTGATGTTTCAGCGGGGAAAATTACCGCATCCAATCGTCCTTCAGCTACTCCTGTGGTCGCAACGGGTAGTGTGAATATTGTGGTCAATGGCCAGAAGCAAGAGAACTCGGCTACGATGACGAAAACGAAGGTGAACGATCGTACGGTTGTTTCTCTGAACGTCGATGAAGCCAAAGTGACACAGCAGCTCAACAACAAGCAATTGAAAACGCTGCTGCTCCCTGTGACAGAGGATAGTGATGAGGTTGTAGGGGAACTGAACGGCAAACTTGTGAAAACGATGGAAGGCCAGGAAGCTACACTGGAAATTCGGACTAACCGTGCATCGTATACCCTTCCTGCGGCCCAAATCAATATTGATAAAATCTCTTCAACCTTCGGCAAGGAAACGTCGCTCCAGGACATTAAAATTAACGTGTCGATTGCCGAGACGACGGAAGACAAGAAGAAGCAGGCTGAGTCTGCAGCTGCCGATGGCGGGATGAGTATATCGGTTCCTCCGGTCGATTTTACGGTGAAAGCCCAATACGGAGATCACACAGTAGATGTGGACCGATTCAACAGCTATGTGGAGCGTTCGATCGCGCTGCCTGATGGAGTCGACCCTTCCAAAATGACGACCGGTGTCGTCGTGGACGACAATGGATCGCTCACGCATATTCCGACGAAGATTACTCAAGTTGACGGCAAGTACTATGCGACAATAAACAGTTTAACGAACAGTACTTATACCGTCGTTTGGCACCCTAAGACTTTTGTAGACACGAAAAACTACTGGGCGGGCAAAGAAATCAACGACTTGGCATCAAGACTTGTTGTCCAGGGTGTAACGGGCGATTCGTTTGCGCCGGAGCGCGCCATTACCCGGGCTGAGTTTACAGCGATTGTTCTTCGATCACTCGGTCTTCATGAGGGTAAAGACAATACGGTGTTCAGCTTCAATGATGTTAAGGATAATGATTGGTATCGCCATGATGTGCAGACTGCGGCTTCCTATGGGTTGATCGGAGGATATGCGGATGGTTCCTTTCAACCTAATGCTTCTATTACGCGCGCGGAAGCAATGGTCATTCTAAGCCGGGCATCTGCGCTTGCTAAACTGGATACCGCTTCTTCCGGCGAAGTGGACCAGCTTCTCAGAACTTTCGAGGACAATGCCAGTGTTGGCGATTGGGCTCGCAGCGCAGTGGCCTCCGCGATTAAGCAGGGGATCACACAAGGTACAGGCGGCAAGCTGGAACCCGCACAACCCATTACCCGCGCACAGACGGCTGTTATGGTTAGAAGAATGCTAGTGAAAGCAGCATTAATTAATGAGTAA
- a CDS encoding 5'-3' exonuclease, with the protein MKHEDTNRTLIVDGMALLFRAFYAQSYGGYIRKTSDGTPTNAVFGFLHYLFDAVKQFQPSHLLCCWDMGSATFRNDMYDQYKANRAEAPEELIPQFSLVKEVVDAMGIPNFGVPGYEADDCIGTIAGQISSESEVLILTGDHDMLQLITDRISVVIMKKGKSNYQVYTPVSLWEEKELHPHQIVDVKAFMGDTADNYPGVKGIGEKTAHKLVKEFGSVQGVLDNLEQLSASMRSKIENEKDMLDLSQKLATIKVDVPVACALEQCLYQIDRGAAVRKFEELEFSTLVKLIG; encoded by the coding sequence ATGAAGCATGAGGATACCAATCGTACATTAATCGTAGATGGAATGGCTTTGCTGTTTAGAGCCTTTTATGCACAATCTTATGGAGGGTACATACGCAAAACAAGCGACGGCACACCGACGAATGCGGTCTTTGGATTTCTTCATTATTTGTTTGACGCGGTCAAGCAGTTTCAGCCTTCACACCTGCTGTGCTGCTGGGATATGGGCAGCGCCACCTTTCGTAATGATATGTACGACCAGTACAAAGCAAACCGCGCTGAGGCTCCTGAGGAGCTAATTCCGCAATTTTCGCTAGTGAAGGAAGTTGTAGATGCAATGGGGATTCCTAACTTCGGCGTGCCGGGTTATGAAGCGGATGATTGTATCGGGACGATCGCCGGGCAGATTAGCTCGGAATCGGAAGTATTGATTTTGACCGGTGACCACGATATGCTTCAATTGATTACGGATCGGATATCCGTTGTCATTATGAAGAAAGGGAAGTCCAACTATCAAGTCTATACACCTGTGTCATTATGGGAAGAGAAGGAGCTGCACCCGCATCAGATTGTTGATGTGAAAGCCTTTATGGGCGATACGGCAGATAATTACCCCGGCGTCAAGGGGATCGGAGAGAAGACAGCACACAAGCTGGTGAAAGAGTTTGGCTCTGTGCAAGGAGTCTTGGACAACCTGGAGCAGCTTTCCGCCAGTATGAGGTCGAAGATTGAGAATGAGAAGGACATGCTCGACTTGTCGCAGAAGCTGGCAACCATCAAGGTTGATGTGCCGGTAGCCTGTGCACTGGAACAATGCTTATATCAAATTGACCGGGGCGCTGCGGTTCGCAAGTTCGAAGAGCTGGAATTCAGCACACTGGTCAAATTAATCGGGTAA